One window of Candidatus Methylocalor cossyra genomic DNA carries:
- a CDS encoding extracellular solute-binding protein, translating to MEASIAMFFRPLFAWIVAVLVSACSGTPEPTTVQFWAMGREGEAVAALLPEFERRHPGLRVQVQQIPWSAAHEKLLTAYAGGTLPDLFQVGNTWLPEFWALRAIDSLEARFSPVGVLPREDFFPGILATNEIDGQLYGLPWYVDTRLLFYRKDLLARAGFAEPPRSWREWCAAMAAIRALPNGEHYPLLLPMNEWQVPMILGLQLGAAPLRDGDRYGNFRSPAFGKAFAFYLELFRQGFAPAVAEAQIANLYQEFARGYVAMVITGPWNLGEFERRLPADLKAQWATAPLPGPDAEYPGLSLAAGASLALARDSRHKAEAWKLMEFLAEPRWQVELYRRTGDLPARRSAWRSPELVAEPRVRAFAAQLERVVPVPRIPEWERIAAKLAQYAEKAVRGELDAAAALAGLDAEVDRILEKRRWLLGRAAP from the coding sequence ATGGAAGCCTCTATCGCCATGTTCTTTCGCCCGCTTTTCGCCTGGATTGTCGCCGTTCTGGTGAGCGCCTGTTCCGGCACGCCGGAGCCCACCACGGTGCAGTTTTGGGCCATGGGCCGGGAGGGCGAAGCGGTCGCGGCCCTGCTGCCGGAATTCGAGCGGCGCCATCCCGGCCTCCGGGTGCAGGTGCAGCAGATTCCCTGGAGCGCGGCCCACGAGAAGTTGTTGACCGCCTATGCCGGGGGAACCTTGCCCGACCTGTTCCAAGTGGGCAATACCTGGCTGCCGGAGTTCTGGGCCCTCAGGGCCATCGACAGTCTCGAGGCCCGCTTCAGCCCGGTCGGCGTCCTGCCGCGGGAGGACTTTTTTCCCGGAATATTGGCCACTAACGAGATCGATGGGCAGCTCTACGGGTTGCCCTGGTATGTGGATACCCGGCTGCTGTTCTACCGCAAGGATCTTTTGGCCCGGGCCGGTTTTGCCGAACCGCCCCGCAGCTGGCGGGAATGGTGCGCGGCCATGGCGGCGATCCGGGCCCTCCCCAATGGCGAGCATTACCCCCTGCTGTTGCCCATGAACGAATGGCAAGTGCCGATGATCCTGGGTCTACAGCTCGGTGCGGCGCCGCTGCGGGACGGGGACCGGTACGGCAATTTCCGCAGCCCGGCGTTCGGTAAGGCGTTTGCCTTCTACCTGGAGCTGTTCCGCCAGGGCTTCGCGCCGGCCGTGGCGGAGGCCCAGATCGCCAATCTCTACCAGGAGTTCGCGCGCGGCTACGTGGCCATGGTCATCACCGGGCCCTGGAATCTCGGCGAATTCGAGCGCCGCCTGCCGGCCGACCTCAAGGCGCAATGGGCCACCGCGCCCCTGCCGGGCCCCGACGCCGAGTACCCGGGATTGTCCCTCGCCGCCGGCGCCAGCCTGGCCCTGGCCCGGGACTCCCGGCACAAGGCGGAGGCCTGGAAGCTGATGGAATTCCTGGCCGAGCCGCGCTGGCAAGTGGAGCTCTACCGCCGGACCGGGGACCTGCCGGCCCGCCGTTCCGCCTGGCGGTCGCCCGAGCTGGTGGCAGAACCCCGGGTTCGGGCCTTCGCGGCGCAGCTGGAGCGGGTGGTGCCGGTGCCCCGCATCCCCGAATGGGAACGCATCGCGGCGAAGCTTGCCCAGTATGCGGAAAAGGCCGTGCGGGGCGAACTGGACGCGGCGGCGGCCCTGGCCGGGTTGGATGCCGAGGTGGACCGGATCCTGGAAAAGCGCCGCTGGTTGCTGGGGAGAGCGGCGCCATGA